A region of Lepeophtheirus salmonis chromosome 13, UVic_Lsal_1.4, whole genome shotgun sequence DNA encodes the following proteins:
- the LOC121128183 gene encoding uncharacterized protein isoform X2 → MNLKILIICIMNMFNLVYGQFNGLFLKNNHAVLLADFIEEMIEDSQCSIIILDLNEKNQDFSLVVSQLQENFRDISYHNDLKSLFDFVKEVKFKICIHQIFIGSIEDMKVYIEQMWKYFFTQMHYEYTVFTPSLDEIQSISILKDFFYLRIVKYTKDQFLVIKINPFLELNKLQTIDIWSLKTKQFIQNKSLLRTSYPTNFRGTVLKVAFMFSPPYVLEISGSPRIKTGLEYKIVSTIGESLNYKTNFTESVDCQWGSTDENGSWTGIIGMIERREADIGIGTITRTYDRAQAVDFSLGFVEQFLTFFAHVPQELPKWQAILWPFDKMTWLMVFLTMIIFFIFYVLVYGGTTSEKKGISVSTALIQTWSSFLNQGINHPKELYLRILLGTWFLYSYCIILSYGGSLISFLTSTYKEKPIESLQDIVKGDLFVTTLEGTLYESLFEGSDVSIYQKIWEKQCFKDTCDVRCIDHFECLKNIHFDPKISYMIDGDSFHQLYLKKYNLFNVYMTKLKFYNSEFAFPIHKNFPALTYFNERLAKLIEMGLIQHWKVEMSQISLKVDENVSEIDMSLYKPKSGTQESISLDHLQGAFLVFSVGMMGSFFMFLFEKI, encoded by the exons ATGAATTTGAAAATCTTAATCATCTGTATCATGAACATGTTTAATTTGGTTTATGGACAATTTAATgggttatttttgaaaaataaccatGCAG tcttaCTAGCAGATTTCATAGAAGAAATGATAGAAGATAGTCaatgttcaataattattttggatttaaatgaaaaaaatcaggaTTTCAGCCTTGTTGTGTCACAGCTACAAGAAAATTTTAG GGATATTTCATATCACAATGATCTTAAAAGCCTTTTCGATTTCGTAAAAGaagtaaaattcaaaatatgcattcatcaaatttttatagGTTCAATTGAAGACATGAAAGTGTATATAGAACAG atgtggaaatatttttttactcaaatgcATTATGAATATACAGTTTTTACACCTTCACTTGATGAGATCCAGAGCATTTCTATCTTGAAGGATTTCTTTTATCTAAGGATTGTAAAGtatacaaaa GATCAATTTCTAGTCATTAAAATCAAtccttttttggaattaaacaaattacaaaCAATTGATATCTGGTCgcttaaaacaaaacaatttatacaaaataagtcTCTGTTAAGAACATCCTATCCAACCAATTTTAGAGGGACTGTATTGAAAGTAGCATTCATGTTTTCACCACCATATGTGTTGGAAATTTCTGGTTCACCTCGAATAAAAACTGGCttggaatataaaatagtttcaaCCATTGGAGAAAGTCTAAATTATAAGAcaaa tTTTACTGAAAGTGTGGACTGTCAATGGGGATCTACGGATGAGAATGGTAGCTGGACAGGCATTATTGGAATGATTGAGAGAAGG GAAGCTGATATTGGAATTGGAACTATCACAAGAACATATGATAGAGCTCAAGCCGTTGACTTTTCTTTAGGATTTGTTGAGcaatttctaacattttttgcaCATGTTCCACAAGAGCTTCCGAAATGGCAAGCCATCCTGTGGCCATTTGAT aaaatgaCATGGttaatggtatttttaactatgattatattcttcattttctatGTCCTAGTTTATGGAGGTACAACATCGGAGAAAAAGGGAATATCAGTATCCACTGCTCTTATACAAACGTGGTCCTCCTTTCTGAATCAAG GTATTAATCATCCAAAGGAGCTATACTTAAGAATACTATTAGGAACAtggtttttatattcatattgcaTCATTTTAT CTTACGGAGGAAGTTTGATCTCATTCCTGACCTCGACATACAAAGAGAAACCAATTGAAAGCTTACAAGATATAGTAAAAGgggatttatttgtaacaacTCTTGAAGGGACACTTTATGAATCTCTATTTGAG gggTCAGATgtatcaatttatcaaaaaatctgGGAAAAGCAATGTTTTAAGGACACGTGTGATGTTAGATGTATTGATCATTTTGAATGTctcaaaaacatacattttgatCCTAA AATTTCCTACATGATCGATGGAGATAGTTTTCATCAACTTTACCTAAAGAAGTATAACTTGTTCAATGTTTATATGACCAAACTTAAGTTTTATAATTCGGAATTTGCATTTCCCATACACAAAAACTTCCCTgcattgacatattttaatgaaag ACTTGCAAAGTTAATTGAAATGGGACTTATTCAACATTGGAAGGTGGAAATGTCTCAAATAAGTCTAAAAGTTGATGAAAATGTAAGTGAAATTGATATGTCCCTCTATAAGCCTAAATCAGGAACTCAAGAATCAATATCATTGGATCATCTACAGGGGGCATTTTTGGTGTTTAGTGTGGGGATGATGGGAAGCTTTTTTATGTTCTTGTTtgaaaagatataa
- the LOC121128183 gene encoding uncharacterized protein isoform X1 — MNLKILIICIMNMFNLVYGQFNGLFLKNNHAVLLADFIEEMIEDSQCSIIILDLNEKNQDFSLVVSQLQENFRDISYHNDLKSLFDFVKEVKFKICIHQIFIGSIEDMKVYIEQMWKYFFTQMHYEYTVFTPSLDEIQSISILKDFFYLRIVKYTKDQFLVIKINPFLELNKLQTIDIWSLKTKQFIQNKSLLRTSYPTNFRGTVLKVAFMFSPPYVLEISGSPRIKTGLEYKIVSTIGESLNYKTNFTESVDCQWGSTDENGSWTGIIGMIERRASRYFGKKKKISYIYHIKPFEADIGIGTITRTYDRAQAVDFSLGFVEQFLTFFAHVPQELPKWQAILWPFDKMTWLMVFLTMIIFFIFYVLVYGGTTSEKKGISVSTALIQTWSSFLNQGINHPKELYLRILLGTWFLYSYCIILSYGGSLISFLTSTYKEKPIESLQDIVKGDLFVTTLEGTLYESLFEGSDVSIYQKIWEKQCFKDTCDVRCIDHFECLKNIHFDPKISYMIDGDSFHQLYLKKYNLFNVYMTKLKFYNSEFAFPIHKNFPALTYFNERLAKLIEMGLIQHWKVEMSQISLKVDENVSEIDMSLYKPKSGTQESISLDHLQGAFLVFSVGMMGSFFMFLFEKI, encoded by the exons ATGAATTTGAAAATCTTAATCATCTGTATCATGAACATGTTTAATTTGGTTTATGGACAATTTAATgggttatttttgaaaaataaccatGCAG tcttaCTAGCAGATTTCATAGAAGAAATGATAGAAGATAGTCaatgttcaataattattttggatttaaatgaaaaaaatcaggaTTTCAGCCTTGTTGTGTCACAGCTACAAGAAAATTTTAG GGATATTTCATATCACAATGATCTTAAAAGCCTTTTCGATTTCGTAAAAGaagtaaaattcaaaatatgcattcatcaaatttttatagGTTCAATTGAAGACATGAAAGTGTATATAGAACAG atgtggaaatatttttttactcaaatgcATTATGAATATACAGTTTTTACACCTTCACTTGATGAGATCCAGAGCATTTCTATCTTGAAGGATTTCTTTTATCTAAGGATTGTAAAGtatacaaaa GATCAATTTCTAGTCATTAAAATCAAtccttttttggaattaaacaaattacaaaCAATTGATATCTGGTCgcttaaaacaaaacaatttatacaaaataagtcTCTGTTAAGAACATCCTATCCAACCAATTTTAGAGGGACTGTATTGAAAGTAGCATTCATGTTTTCACCACCATATGTGTTGGAAATTTCTGGTTCACCTCGAATAAAAACTGGCttggaatataaaatagtttcaaCCATTGGAGAAAGTCTAAATTATAAGAcaaa tTTTACTGAAAGTGTGGACTGTCAATGGGGATCTACGGATGAGAATGGTAGCTGGACAGGCATTATTGGAATGATTGAGAGAAGG GCATCAagatattttggtaaaaaaaaaaaaattagttatatttatcatatcaaACCTTTC GAAGCTGATATTGGAATTGGAACTATCACAAGAACATATGATAGAGCTCAAGCCGTTGACTTTTCTTTAGGATTTGTTGAGcaatttctaacattttttgcaCATGTTCCACAAGAGCTTCCGAAATGGCAAGCCATCCTGTGGCCATTTGAT aaaatgaCATGGttaatggtatttttaactatgattatattcttcattttctatGTCCTAGTTTATGGAGGTACAACATCGGAGAAAAAGGGAATATCAGTATCCACTGCTCTTATACAAACGTGGTCCTCCTTTCTGAATCAAG GTATTAATCATCCAAAGGAGCTATACTTAAGAATACTATTAGGAACAtggtttttatattcatattgcaTCATTTTAT CTTACGGAGGAAGTTTGATCTCATTCCTGACCTCGACATACAAAGAGAAACCAATTGAAAGCTTACAAGATATAGTAAAAGgggatttatttgtaacaacTCTTGAAGGGACACTTTATGAATCTCTATTTGAG gggTCAGATgtatcaatttatcaaaaaatctgGGAAAAGCAATGTTTTAAGGACACGTGTGATGTTAGATGTATTGATCATTTTGAATGTctcaaaaacatacattttgatCCTAA AATTTCCTACATGATCGATGGAGATAGTTTTCATCAACTTTACCTAAAGAAGTATAACTTGTTCAATGTTTATATGACCAAACTTAAGTTTTATAATTCGGAATTTGCATTTCCCATACACAAAAACTTCCCTgcattgacatattttaatgaaag ACTTGCAAAGTTAATTGAAATGGGACTTATTCAACATTGGAAGGTGGAAATGTCTCAAATAAGTCTAAAAGTTGATGAAAATGTAAGTGAAATTGATATGTCCCTCTATAAGCCTAAATCAGGAACTCAAGAATCAATATCATTGGATCATCTACAGGGGGCATTTTTGGTGTTTAGTGTGGGGATGATGGGAAGCTTTTTTATGTTCTTGTTtgaaaagatataa